In Mugil cephalus isolate CIBA_MC_2020 chromosome 7, CIBA_Mcephalus_1.1, whole genome shotgun sequence, the sequence GAagtgtccaaacatttgactggcAGTGTACAAGTTTATGTCACATTCACGCTGTGGCCATAACCAACTACCTCTTAAATCtcaaaaacttcttcttttcaggcgtttaatgttgttttccacAAGGCGGTGGAGATGGCAGAGGCAAGTGAGGATGTAAAGAGCAGAGTCAACACACTCATAGACTGTGTTACATACTCCACCTTCAACTACATCAGCAGGGGACTGTTTGAGAGAGACAAGCTCACCTTTACTGCACAGCTAGCCttccaggtgtgtttgtgtttgtgtcagcgTTGGAGAGAAACTGTTTGGTCCCTGACTGTGCGTCCGCCCTCTTTCAGTTGCTCCTGATGAGTAAGGAGATAGACGTGCGGGAGCTGgacttcctgcttcgctttaACATTGACCACAACTACGTCTGCCCCCTTGACTTTCTTTCCAACTCAGCATGGAGCGCCATCAAGGTCcgcgagcacacacacagaggatttAATTTTGCTGGACGTGCACAAATGATATTAGAAATCACCACCTGCGGTCCCTTGTCTTTGCACAGGTGATGAGTTTTACTGATGAGTTCCGAGGTCTAGACCGGGACATCGAGGGCTCCCCCAAGCGCTGGAAGAAGCTGGTGGAGTCTGAGTGTCCGGAGAAGGAGAAGTTCCCTCAGGAGTGGAAGGGGAAAAGTTCTCTGCAGAAGCTGATCATGATGAGAGCTCTGAGACCGGACCGCATGACCTACGCTCTTAGGTGATGAAAGTTTTTTCTATTATACATTCACCCTTTGCATTTTCCCTTTAAGGTATGTGCTCCTTGCTGCCATTGCTGACTTTTACATCATCctgaaattaaatttagtttgtaTGTTGTAGGAACTTTGTGGAAGAGAAGCTTGGAGTGAAGTACACAGAGGGCCGCAAGACTGATTTTGCAAAGTCCTTCAGGGAAAGTGGTCCAGCCTCTCCCGTGTTTTTCATCCTCTCCCCTGGAGTGGACCCGCTCAAAGATGTGGAATCACTGGGTACTGGACACAGAAAAGATGCATGCATCACGATTACATCATCATGTGCTGTACTCATTGAATATTCATGCAAAGCGATTGTGTTCCCAGCCACGATTTTACAATGCAAAGACAGTATCAGTGTAAATATTTAAGTTAAAAGAAATTTTATGTTTGTCCTCATCttagtttgtgtttaaaacCATGGTTACTGTTTAGTTTTAACAGTAAAATGGTTTTATGGCCTAGAGGTGTACTATGTAGTACAGATAGTGGTTGCAGTCACAAAGAATGATATATCTTTTCTTCATATGCACGAAGATAAGGAAATAAAGGATGTTGTGCATTATGGAATGTGATCACAAGAGGTCTAGtagctttttttctgtcctgtgtgttttcaggaagaAAACTGGGTTTCACTATTGATCTTGGGAAGCTTCACAATGTCTCCCTGGGTCAAGGACAGGAGACCGTGGCAGAGGTTGCCATGGAGAAGGCCTCCAAGGAGGGTCACTGGGTTATATTGCAGGTGTGGTTGTGAGAAACATGGATTTGATTTGTCATCCCTTTCCACGCTCTCTTATGTGTAACATGGTGAattttgtgtttccattcctTTTACCTGCAGAACATCCACCTGGTTGCCCGCTGGCTGGGGGCACTTGAGAAGCTCTTGGAGCGCTGCTGTGAAGACAGTCATCCAGACTACAGAGTGTTTATGAGCGCCGAGCCAACATCTACGCCCCAGGAACATATTATCCCACAGGTAGAGATTCAGTGCACGCTATGAACCTGTGCCCACTGTGTCTTTACGTTTATTAAATCAAGTAGCGCCTCTAAATGCAgatgtaaatatttcatatcATATGTTTTGTTCAGGGTATTCTGGAAAACGCTATTAAGATCACCAATGAGCCTCCTACTGGGATGCATGCCAATCTGCATGCTGCTCTGGATAACTTTGACCAGGTGAGGTTTTCTGCTTTGTCCTAGCAGTGCTAAacatataaattattttatttatttaattatttattttcccctctTCAGGACATCCTGGACCAGTGCAGCCGCGAACAGGAGTTTAAGACCATCCTCTTCTCACTGTGCTACTTCCATGCCTGTgtagcagagaggaggaagtttGGACCTCAGGGTTGGAACCGAAAGTATCCGTTCAACACGGGAGACCTGACGATATCCGTTAATGTCCTCTACAACTACCTGGAGGCTAACGCACAGGTggggatgtgtttgtgtggatgctgGAGTGTacaatgatgatgaggatgattaAAATGGTGATTGTACTGGCCGTGTTTTCTGtcatgattatgatgatgaagGTGCCATGGGAGGACCTGAGGTATCTGTTCGGGGAGATCATGTATGGAGGACACATCactgatgactgggacagacgGCTCTGCAGAACGTACCTGGAGGAGTACATGCAGCCCAACCAGGTTAGTACGCGTGTTCATAAAGGAAAGATGACAGTGTGGGGCACACTCAAGAACCTCTTCTCAGCCAGGTTGAACTCTTTTTGTAGTGCAGATATGAAGTATTTTGGGCTAACAATCAGCTCCTGGTTGAAGCAGATTGACGACTGACCAACGACCTCCTGGTTTGGAATAATTGCGCTTGAAACCCGAAGCAATTCTTctctctgatttttttattttttattacccAGTTTGACCGGAAGCTTTCTTTAGCGCCTGGGTTTGTCGTCCCCTCCAACCTGGACTACCAGGTAAGTTGATTCAGATGTTGTTTGAGGAAACGTTACACATTTCTCCAGAGTCAAACTGAAGTGCAGTGTAGAGCAAATTGAAAAATGTTGCCGTCAGTGAGCGTATTAGGGGTTAGTCCCGTAAGGGCTGTCTGTACActaaatatatctgtaaaagactgtaaaacacattcagtAAATGTGTTACGTTGCATCTCCAGGGCTACCATGATTTCATAGACGAGATGCTGCCCCACGAGAGCCCGGTGCATTATGGGTTGCATCCCAACGCAGAGATTGAGTTCCTGACAGTGACGTCAGATAACCTTTTTCACACTCTGCTGGAGCTGCAGTCTCCTGATGCTGTGATGGGGGAGGGAGTTTCCCAGACGCTGGAGGAGAAGGTagctacaaataaaatgttcagtaaTACCTGGAAGGGATTAGAAATAGAGGACATAAACTCACTTAACGCTGAATCAGTTCCAATCGTTCCAATGTTTAAACTGCtcacaacagcaacacattaAATACTCTTTTAATTGTAGGAATCTAGACTTATGACAAATTTCCTCGATCTTACTTACTTGAAACTTACTCGATCCACCTCCAGGTGAAAACTATTTTAGATGAAGTGCTGGAAAAGCTGCCTGAGGAGTACAACATGTCAGACATCACCTCCAAGACGGCTGAGCGGTCGCCGTACATCCTGGTCTGCTTCCAGGAATGTGAGCGCATGAACACACTCACCAGTGAGATACGCCGCTCCCTGAAGGAGCTCGACCTTGGACTCAAGGTTTGCTTAtacgccctttttttttttacaggacaGCCCTCGTTGGGAAAATAAGTTCTACGTTTGCGTGACTAGATAAATAGACACTTTCCTTGTAAACAGATAGCAATAACAGACAAGAATGCATCCTGTCTGGACGATGCTTAAACACTGAGGAAGGTAAAACACTGATAGAGCTTGTGCCAAAAAATGTACGACAAATCCATCCTTCAGGTTTCCTTCATCTGATGTGGTTGCATAGATGGCATTGTAATGAGACAACCATCTGTTTGTTATTACTGTATCACTGACGTTGAATTTATACATATACAACTTTggtgtgtgtttcactaaacTGTAACACCTAAATGTCTCGGTCACAGGGTGAACTGGCCATGTCCtctgagatggagaagctgcagacGGCTTTGTTCTTCGACAACGTCCCTGATACTTGGACCAAGCTGGCCTACCCCTCTATCTACAGCCTGGCTATATGGTGTGTGTAACAGATTGTCTGGCTTTGTGaggctttgttgtgtttgtgtgtgagcataATTTAGTTAGTGTGATAGCTACTATTCCTTACATATACCACAGTAACTAATTAGTCTACCGCTACCTAATGCGgtctccttgtgtttttgcGTGTGTCAGGTATAATGATGTGATGCAGCGTTGTAAAGAGCTGGACAGTTGGACCCAGGATCTGTCTCTGCCCAGTGTCGTCTGGCTGTCTGGACTTTTCAACCCCCAGTCCTTCCTCACtggtaaaacacatttacacatgaGCTGACGAGAGCTGCCGCCGCTCGCCTGCTCGTCATTCACTCTTCTCGTTGCGTCTTTGCTCTGCAGCCGTGATGCAGTCTCTGGCTCGAAAGAACGAGTGGCCTCTGGACAAAGTGAATCTCACGGTGGACGTGACCAAGAAGTTTAAGGAAGAGTTCAACCAGCCAGCCAGGGAGGGCGCATATGTGTATGGACTTTACATGGAAGGTAGACGGACACTGTCTTTCACGTCCTCCCTGCTGTGGCGCAGCTTAGCAAGCTCAAGGCTGCAAGTGTCTCATCGTGCTTTCCCCTGACTTCTTCACCACACAGGTGCGAGGTGGGACATCCAGACTGGGGTGATCACCGAGGCCCGCCTGAAAGACCTGACCCCAGCCATGCCCGTCATCTCGGTTCGAGCTGTGCCCAACGACCGCCAAGAGACCAGAAATATCTACGAGTGTCCGCTCTACAAGACCAAGATCAGAGGACCCACATATGTGTGGACTTTAAGCCTCAAAACGAGGGAACGGCCTGCTAAATGGGTCCTGGCTGGAGTGGCTCTGCTGCTCAGTGTCTGAGAGAGAGTTTAGTCTCAGGTGAAGATTCATACGTTTGGCGTTTTAAAAGAGCTTTCTTTACTTCCATCCTGTACTTAACTCAACACTTAACTCTGCAAATACCGGATGCTCTAGTAGATCAAAATCACTGTAACCAAGCGGatgtctttcctttttattgaaaaaagataaaatatacagaaagaAATGCCAAAAATTCACACACTAGATCACAGTTAGAACTGATAAAGTCAAAGCAGGTTTTGAACAAATCAAATCTACAAACTACAAGATaagcaggagaaaaaacaaaggacaaCGCTGCCTCATTAGAGCGACATTCAAGTGTGTTATTCTCTTACAGTATGTTACGCAGCGGTTTTAATAGCGCGTTAAGTTACACAGGTGAAGTCATTCTGACGACATGACGAGACGACCACTTATTGTCTCTTTGCTCCTTCCTACTTCACAGTACACATGGGTGTAGTATTCAtccatttaataaaaaaaaaaataataacaaaaagaaatgtgtgtgtgtataccaGCTCTTTTTCAACTGGAGGTTGTAATGCACACACTGTAGCTGTGCTAACAAGTCCAAATCTGTCTAGTTTggcctctttgtgtttttgtttgtgtgcgtctgctACTGTGTTTTCTAGTCGCTGTCAGACCAGTCGAGCTCCATCATGTCCATGGCTGCTGTGGCCATGTTGACCTTGGTTCCGTGTCGCACGCTGCAGCTCTTCACAGAGTTCTGATTGGACGCTGCCCGCATGCTCACCTGCACCCCAGAGTGACCCACGACGCCCACTTCGCCTCTGATCTTTTGGCTGAGGTCCTCCCTGACTCCCTGGACTACAACTCCCATGTCACTCCTGCGTCCCCTGACCCCCACCTCACTCCTGACGCCATGACCCACCACCTTCATCACGCCCAGGTCAcccatgttcatgttcatgtccaTGTCGCCTAGTCCCTCCATGTCCCCAATCTCATCCATATCTAAAGACAGCATGTCCCCCAAGCCCCCGATGCTCCCGTGGATCCCCTTGAGCATGGAAGGGAGTCTCCCTCCTTCGAGCCCCCCCTCtatccctctctcctccatcctgtCCCCGACTTTTTCTATCTCCCACcctgcctccttctctctctccccttctgcTTCTCCGAACCCACCCGAGAACCCTCGAACTATGGTGGTCACCCGGCTCCTTTGCATCCCCCCTCTCTGCttgtccccctcctcccacgtcctctcctccctctccactACGCCCCCCGGGAAGCTCCTGAGCATCACCTGCACCCGTCCCCCCTCCAGACTCCCACTGTCGTCTCTGTCCCGCTGCACCCAGCCTTTCTCCTCCACGGTGCCCTCCTCTTCGTCGTCCTCCTCTCCGAAGCGCCCGTGCAGCCCTCGGAGCATGGCGTGCAGCCTCCCGCCGTCGAGCGAGCCCATCCCTCTCTCCACCACCGCTCCGCTGCTccccctctctgtgtctccgttGCTGAGTGTGCGAAGGAGACAGCTGACACCAGCGCTGCTGACCCCCGCGCTGTTGGAGTCCTGAGAGTGTGAGCGGAAGAAAGAGCCGGTGGAGCCGATGGACATCGGTGTGAAGAACTGACGAGGACGGGGAGGGAAGGAGCAGATGGTTAATATCGCGAAGAGGTAAGGTTTGAGTTTGAGGATTTGCTTGCCTTCCGCTTACCGGTGAGATGTTTGAGCGCTCCATGAGTAGTGAGGTTGGACTGGGAGTCATGTTGGACCTCTCCATCAGCCTCTCCTCCCACAGTTTGAGCCTccgctccctctcctccagctccttctccttGGAGTAAAGCTCCCTCTCCAGCTTCCGGAGGCGCTCAAGGGTCGACTCAATTTCACACCTGTGATATTTGTAAATGCAAAGAATATCAGAGAGgtgatgtgatttttttaacaGCAACTTGACTGCAGCTACCGAAGAACAAAAGAGTTTCAAAACAGCTGATAAATATGTCAGAACCAAAGGCAGGTTTCGGCAACGTGTCTGTATCAGCGTTTTCCATTTTGCCGCAATAATGTCTGTGTCCACAAGGGGTCACTGTGG encodes:
- the LOC125011139 gene encoding tyrosine-protein kinase ABL2-like encodes the protein MSSPGSSFVQIKHEDLLFYENCGGGSFGSVYRALWISQDKEVAVKKLLKIDKEAEILSVLSHKNIIQFYGAVLESPNYGIVTEYANGGSLYEYLSSEQSEEMDMEQIMAWAIQIAKGMHYLHAEAPVKVIHRDLKSRNVVMTADKVLKICDFGASKFLSHTTHMTVVGTFPWMAPEVIQSLPVSETCDTYSYGVVLWEMLTREVPFKGFEGLQVAWLVVEKQERLTIPTSCPASFAELMRKCWQADPKERPQFKQVLVTLETMANDSRLPDQCNSFLHNKDQWRCEIESTLERLRKLERELYSKEKELEERERRLKLWEERLMERSNMTPSPTSLLMERSNISPFFTPMSIGSTGSFFRSHSQDSNSAGVSSAGVSCLLRTLSNGDTERGSSGAVVERGMGSLDGGRLHAMLRGLHGRFGEEDDEEEGTVEEKGWVQRDRDDSGSLEGGRVQVMLRSFPGGVVEREERTWEEGDKQRGGMQRSRVTTIVRGFSGGFGEAEGEREKEAGWEIEKVGDRMEERGIEGGLEGGRLPSMLKGIHGSIGGLGDMLSLDMDEIGDMEGLGDMDMNMNMGDLGVMKVVGHGVRSEVGVRGRRSDMGVVVQGVREDLSQKIRGEVGVVGHSGVQVSMRAASNQNSVKSCSVRHGTKVNMATAAMDMMELDWSDSD